Proteins from a single region of Mucilaginibacter daejeonensis:
- a CDS encoding NADH-quinone oxidoreductase subunit D, protein MQNFPSLNTNSNTDINLQSELSTLNLGPTHPATHGVFQNVLQLDGERIVSGVSTIGYIHRAFEKIAEHRPFYQITPLTDRLNYCSAPINNMGWHMTVEKLLKIQTPKRVDYLRIIVMELSRIADHIICNGVLGVDTGAFTGFLYMMEYREAIYEIYEEVCGSRLTTNIGRIGGFERNFNEIAFAKIKKFLAEFPKVLAEFESLFNRNRIFIDRTKGVAPVSIETALDYSWSGPLLRAAGVDYDVRAMNPYCSYEEFDFEVPVGTTGDVYDRFLVRNEEMKQSMRMIQQALDKIEKEDPTIFHADVPEFYLPPKEEVYNNMEALIYHFKIVMGEIDTPVGEVYHSVEGANGELGFYLVNDGGRSPYRLHFRRPSFINYSMYADMSRGMLLSDAIINMSSLNVIAGELDA, encoded by the coding sequence ATGCAGAATTTTCCTTCGTTAAATACTAACAGCAATACGGATATCAACCTGCAAAGCGAGTTATCCACCCTTAACCTTGGGCCAACCCACCCGGCCACGCACGGTGTGTTCCAGAACGTATTGCAGCTGGACGGCGAGCGTATCGTGAGTGGCGTATCTACCATTGGTTATATACACCGCGCGTTCGAAAAGATCGCCGAACACCGCCCTTTTTACCAGATCACCCCGCTTACTGACCGTTTGAACTATTGCTCGGCCCCGATCAATAATATGGGCTGGCACATGACGGTAGAGAAGCTGTTAAAGATACAGACCCCGAAAAGGGTAGATTACCTGCGCATCATCGTGATGGAGTTATCACGTATAGCCGATCACATCATTTGCAACGGTGTATTGGGTGTTGATACCGGCGCCTTTACCGGGTTCCTTTACATGATGGAATACCGTGAGGCCATTTACGAGATATACGAAGAAGTTTGCGGATCACGTTTGACCACCAACATTGGTCGCATCGGTGGTTTTGAGCGTAACTTCAATGAGATAGCTTTTGCCAAGATCAAGAAGTTCCTGGCCGAGTTCCCTAAGGTACTGGCCGAGTTCGAATCGTTATTTAACCGTAACCGTATCTTCATCGACCGTACCAAAGGCGTAGCGCCGGTAAGTATCGAGACCGCGTTGGATTACAGCTGGAGCGGCCCGTTGCTGCGTGCTGCCGGTGTTGATTACGATGTACGCGCCATGAACCCATACTGCTCATACGAAGAGTTCGATTTTGAGGTACCGGTAGGCACCACAGGCGACGTTTATGACCGTTTCCTGGTACGTAACGAAGAAATGAAACAAAGCATGCGTATGATACAGCAGGCTTTAGATAAAATAGAAAAAGAAGACCCGACCATATTCCACGCGGATGTTCCTGAGTTCTACCTGCCTCCCAAAGAGGAAGTGTACAACAATATGGAAGCGCTCATCTATCACTTCAAGATCGTGATGGGCGAGATCGATACACCGGTAGGAGAGGTATATCATTCAGTTGAAGGTGCCAACGGCGAGTTGGGCTTTTACCTGGTGAATGATGGTGGCAGGTCGCCTTACCGTTTGCACTTCCGCAGGCCAAGCTTTATCAATTACAGTATGTATGCTGATATGAGCCGTGGGATGCTGCTATCAGATGCCATTATTAACATGAGTAGTTTGAACGTTATAGCCGGAGAGTTAGATGCTTAG
- a CDS encoding PstS family phosphate ABC transporter substrate-binding protein, whose product MSNSLKLIMTCVVVMAVFVMCNRKKTAKLAETDTGVSGSIKILADESFGNILEQERYIFKSLYPATDVKLVFKSENEALKLLLTDSIRAAILSRELTDSEAKLMTSRTLPPETTPVAVDAVAVIVNSASTDTLVTVDQIKGMLNGKAFADKNIVFDNPNSSLVRYLKELSGNTELKQKNIYALNTNKEVIRYVSAHANAIGIVGFGWLNDADSDYADAVSKVKIVGVRDAKNDKAPTQYFKPSQETLALKQYPLSRKLYVIDCTGRAGLAAAFSNFLRSDRGQRIILRSGLLPDSIPAREINIK is encoded by the coding sequence ATGAGCAATAGTTTGAAGCTGATCATGACCTGTGTAGTGGTCATGGCGGTATTTGTGATGTGCAACCGCAAAAAGACCGCTAAACTTGCCGAAACAGATACCGGTGTATCGGGAAGTATAAAGATCTTGGCCGACGAGTCGTTCGGCAATATTTTAGAACAGGAGCGTTATATATTTAAGTCGCTGTATCCGGCTACTGATGTTAAGCTCGTGTTCAAAAGTGAGAACGAGGCCTTGAAACTATTATTGACCGATAGCATTAGAGCTGCCATATTGTCAAGAGAATTGACCGATAGTGAGGCCAAGTTGATGACCTCGCGTACACTTCCGCCCGAAACTACGCCTGTAGCGGTAGATGCCGTTGCAGTGATCGTGAACAGTGCTTCTACTGACACGTTAGTTACTGTGGATCAGATCAAAGGGATGTTGAACGGCAAAGCTTTTGCCGATAAGAACATCGTTTTTGATAACCCGAATTCGAGTTTGGTAAGGTATTTGAAAGAACTGAGCGGTAATACGGAACTAAAACAAAAGAATATCTACGCATTGAACACCAATAAAGAAGTGATACGTTATGTAAGTGCTCACGCAAATGCGATAGGTATCGTTGGTTTTGGTTGGCTCAATGATGCGGATAGTGATTATGCTGATGCCGTATCAAAAGTGAAGATCGTAGGTGTGCGTGACGCAAAGAATGACAAAGCGCCTACACAATACTTTAAACCATCACAGGAAACACTGGCTCTAAAACAGTATCCGTTAAGCCGCAAACTATATGTGATAGATTGCACCGGACGTGCTGGATTGGCTGCAGCTTTCTCAAATTTTTTAAGAAGCGACAGAGGCCAGAGGATCATATTACGGTCGGGGTTATTACCTGACTCTATACCCGCGAGGGAGATAAACATTAAATAA
- a CDS encoding tetratricopeptide repeat protein, which produces MKNTMSKVAGTAALGLVFIGSSVFAQSLADAKKAIDAEQYQKAKSMLKNLTTTQATKDENFFYLGWVYLEQEYIDSAKAAFDKGIAVNPKSGLNYAGLGAVARLNKDAAGAQSNFTQAITLAGKDSKPYEYVGLSYLLGPNPDGNSAIAVLNKGIAVNAKDPDLFIALGDAYRTQLKNTEAVKAYTDALNINPKAAHAKVATGVVWRQAQNWEESENEFKAALAIDPNYGPAYREWAETDIRWAQKVPQQASAKVNEAVEKYSKFLSLTDNSVESRLRYADFLYQAGKFKELQAEATALSKLPNVNLRVYRYLGYAGYETKDYANGLTALNTWMTKADPKRIIPYDYLYLGRLQLNTPGQDSVGLITMQKAIELDSTQVDLYGDIAKAYYGKQKYVQAGDAYAKYIAKTRKQLTLNDYLAMGTSYYFGYTDQYTAAANKKGPAPDMGLLTKADSAFAYVESKVSTPNAAVALYRARVNDLKEPSRETSQGLAKPFYEKYIQIATATQPVKDADKKGLGEAYAYLGTYYQYAAKDMALATENFTKAREYDPANKQAAFFFQKKTTPAKGKGK; this is translated from the coding sequence ATGAAGAATACGATGAGTAAAGTAGCGGGAACCGCAGCCCTTGGCCTGGTATTTATAGGTTCATCAGTTTTTGCGCAAAGTCTTGCCGACGCCAAGAAAGCCATTGACGCCGAACAATACCAGAAAGCCAAGTCGATGCTTAAAAACCTCACCACCACACAAGCCACAAAGGATGAGAATTTTTTCTATTTGGGCTGGGTGTATTTGGAGCAAGAGTATATCGACTCGGCAAAAGCTGCCTTTGATAAAGGTATAGCGGTAAATCCTAAATCAGGTTTGAACTATGCCGGTTTAGGTGCAGTTGCCCGTTTAAATAAAGACGCCGCAGGCGCACAGTCTAACTTTACCCAAGCCATCACTTTGGCAGGTAAGGATAGCAAACCATATGAGTACGTAGGCTTGAGCTATTTGCTGGGCCCCAATCCTGATGGCAACTCGGCCATTGCCGTGTTGAACAAAGGTATAGCCGTTAACGCTAAAGATCCTGACCTATTCATCGCCCTGGGTGATGCTTACCGTACCCAGTTAAAGAACACTGAAGCGGTTAAAGCTTACACCGACGCTTTGAACATCAACCCTAAAGCTGCTCACGCTAAAGTGGCCACTGGTGTGGTTTGGCGTCAGGCGCAGAACTGGGAAGAGTCAGAGAACGAGTTCAAAGCTGCTTTAGCTATCGATCCTAACTATGGACCTGCTTACCGTGAGTGGGCTGAGACCGACATTCGTTGGGCACAAAAAGTTCCTCAACAAGCATCGGCTAAAGTGAACGAAGCAGTTGAGAAATACAGCAAGTTCCTGAGCCTGACCGATAACTCAGTAGAATCACGTTTACGTTATGCCGACTTTTTATACCAAGCCGGTAAATTTAAGGAGCTGCAAGCCGAAGCTACCGCTTTGTCTAAACTTCCAAACGTGAACCTGCGTGTATATCGTTACTTAGGCTATGCCGGTTATGAGACCAAAGATTATGCTAACGGTCTAACTGCTTTGAACACCTGGATGACCAAAGCCGACCCTAAACGTATCATCCCTTATGATTACCTGTACTTAGGCCGTTTGCAACTGAACACTCCAGGTCAGGATTCGGTAGGTTTGATCACCATGCAAAAAGCTATCGAGCTGGACAGCACACAAGTAGATCTTTATGGCGATATCGCTAAAGCTTACTATGGTAAACAAAAGTACGTTCAGGCAGGTGATGCTTATGCTAAATACATAGCTAAGACCCGTAAGCAATTAACGCTGAACGACTACTTAGCTATGGGTACCAGCTACTACTTTGGTTATACCGATCAGTATACTGCTGCTGCCAACAAAAAAGGTCCTGCGCCTGACATGGGATTGTTGACCAAAGCCGATTCAGCTTTCGCTTATGTGGAATCGAAAGTATCGACCCCTAACGCTGCGGTAGCTTTATACCGTGCCCGTGTGAATGACCTGAAAGAGCCAAGCCGCGAAACCAGCCAAGGTCTTGCTAAGCCATTCTACGAGAAATACATTCAGATAGCCACTGCCACACAGCCGGTAAAAGATGCTGATAAAAAAGGTTTGGGCGAAGCATATGCTTACCTGGGTACCTACTATCAGTATGCCGCTAAAGATATGGCCTTAGCTACTGAGAACTTTACCAAAGCAAGAGAGTACGACCCTGCTAACAAACAGGCCGCTTTCTTCTTCCAAAAGAAGACCACTCCAGCTAAAGGAAAAGGTAAATAA
- a CDS encoding NADH-quinone oxidoreductase subunit B, with protein sequence MSEVQIVNAPPGVEGSGFFATSLDKAIGLARSHSLWPLPFATSCCGIEFMATMGSNYDLSRFGAERLSFSPRQADLLMVMGTISKKMAPVLRQVYLQMAEPRWVMAVGACASSGGIFDTYSVLQGIDEIIPVDVYVPGCPPRPEAIIDGFMNIQKLVQTESLRRRNTPEYQALLAKYGIQ encoded by the coding sequence ATGAGTGAAGTTCAGATAGTGAACGCCCCCCCGGGCGTTGAGGGTTCAGGATTTTTTGCTACCTCTTTAGATAAAGCTATAGGGTTGGCTCGCTCACACTCGTTGTGGCCGTTGCCCTTCGCAACATCGTGCTGCGGTATCGAGTTCATGGCCACCATGGGTTCTAACTATGACCTTTCGCGTTTCGGTGCCGAGCGTTTGAGCTTTTCGCCTCGGCAGGCTGACCTATTGATGGTGATGGGTACGATCTCCAAAAAAATGGCACCGGTACTTCGTCAGGTGTATCTGCAAATGGCTGAGCCCCGCTGGGTAATGGCCGTTGGTGCCTGTGCATCAAGCGGTGGTATATTTGATACCTATTCAGTGCTTCAGGGTATCGATGAGATCATTCCGGTGGATGTTTATGTTCCGGGTTGCCCACCGCGCCCCGAAGCGATCATTGATGGCTTCATGAATATTCAAAAACTTGTACAAACTGAGTCGCTGCGTCGTCGTAACACGCCGGAGTATCAGGCATTATTAGCTAAATACGGTATCCAGTAA
- a CDS encoding NADH-quinone oxidoreductase subunit C — translation MAALNNDILLENLTGKFGQAIQPQADEYGVLTVHTDRDTIIDLLRYIKTDAALQFIYLTDITAIQYPEKESPIGVIYHVHSLVHNVRIRIKVFLPAGDERIPTATVLWNGANWMERETYDFFGVNFEGHPNLVRILNVDDMTVFPMRKEYPLEDPNRVDKKDFYFGR, via the coding sequence ATGGCTGCATTGAACAACGATATATTACTTGAGAACCTGACCGGCAAGTTTGGCCAGGCTATACAGCCTCAGGCCGATGAGTACGGCGTGCTGACCGTGCATACCGATCGTGATACCATCATTGATCTGCTGCGCTACATTAAAACAGATGCAGCATTGCAGTTCATTTACCTGACCGATATCACTGCTATCCAGTATCCTGAAAAGGAGAGCCCGATCGGCGTGATCTACCATGTTCATAGCCTCGTTCACAATGTCCGCATCCGCATCAAGGTATTCCTGCCTGCCGGTGATGAGCGTATCCCTACAGCTACCGTGCTTTGGAATGGTGCTAACTGGATGGAGCGTGAGACCTATGACTTTTTTGGGGTGAACTTTGAAGGCCATCCCAATCTGGTGCGTATCCTCAACGTGGATGACATGACCGTGTTCCCGATGCGAAAGGAATACCCGCTAGAAGATCCTAACCGGGTAGACAAGAAAGATTTTTATTTTGGAAGATAA
- a CDS encoding NADH-quinone oxidoreductase subunit A: MEAQSLPINYLPIIIQMLVAVGFVVTTMFFTHRLGPKRQTADKLTPFESGIEVVGNARTPVSIKYFLVAILFVLFDVEVIFMYPWAVNFKTMGTEGLIEMFIFMATLLAGFIYVLKKGALDWN, encoded by the coding sequence ATGGAAGCACAAAGTTTACCTATCAATTATCTGCCGATCATCATCCAAATGCTGGTGGCCGTAGGGTTCGTGGTCACTACCATGTTCTTTACGCACAGGTTAGGTCCTAAGCGCCAAACGGCCGATAAGCTTACCCCTTTCGAGTCAGGTATCGAGGTGGTGGGTAATGCCCGTACACCGGTATCGATCAAGTATTTCCTAGTAGCTATACTGTTCGTACTGTTCGACGTAGAGGTGATCTTCATGTATCCTTGGGCCGTAAACTTCAAGACCATGGGTACCGAAGGCCTGATCGAGATGTTCATCTTTATGGCCACACTGCTGGCCGGCTTCATTTACGTGCTTAAAAAGGGTGCATTAGACTGGAATTAA